A section of the Sphaerobacter thermophilus DSM 20745 genome encodes:
- a CDS encoding CaiB/BaiF CoA transferase family protein, translating into MRHPLDGIRVLDLSRVLAGPYCTMMLGDLGAEVIKVEQPGRGDDTRHWGPPWVGGESAYYMACNRNKKGITVNLKDERGKEIIRELARQSDVVVENFKVGALDRMGLGYEALSALNPGLVWCSITGYGQDGPYADRAGYDVIAQGEGGIMSVTGEPDGEPMKVGIAIVDITTGMFACNAILAALRVRDQTGKGQKIDMALLASAVAWLANVGSAYLVTGELPKRYGNAHANLVPYQTFKARDRWMTVGVGNDRQFQILCRILGLEHLATDERFATNPARVANRDELIPILQEAFATRDADDWLEELSAAGIPCGPINTVDRVFAHPQIQHRKMVVEVPHPTIGTLRMAGPPYIFSETPATVRSHPPLLGEHTDLVLRERLGYSDEQIAQLRAEGVV; encoded by the coding sequence ATGCGCCATCCGCTCGATGGTATCCGCGTGCTGGACCTGTCGCGCGTACTCGCCGGGCCGTACTGCACGATGATGCTGGGCGACCTGGGAGCCGAGGTGATCAAGGTCGAGCAGCCGGGCAGGGGCGACGACACCCGCCACTGGGGTCCGCCGTGGGTCGGCGGCGAGAGTGCCTACTACATGGCCTGCAACCGCAACAAGAAGGGCATCACCGTCAACCTCAAGGACGAGCGCGGCAAGGAGATCATCCGCGAGCTGGCGCGGCAGAGCGACGTCGTCGTCGAGAACTTCAAGGTCGGCGCGCTCGACCGCATGGGGCTGGGCTACGAGGCACTAAGCGCCCTCAACCCGGGCCTGGTCTGGTGCTCGATCACCGGCTACGGCCAGGACGGCCCCTACGCCGACCGCGCCGGGTACGACGTCATCGCCCAGGGTGAGGGCGGCATCATGAGCGTCACCGGCGAGCCCGACGGCGAGCCGATGAAGGTCGGCATCGCCATCGTCGACATCACCACCGGTATGTTCGCCTGCAACGCCATCCTCGCCGCCCTCCGCGTCCGCGACCAGACCGGCAAGGGCCAGAAGATCGACATGGCGCTCCTCGCCTCCGCCGTTGCCTGGCTGGCTAACGTCGGCAGCGCCTATCTCGTCACCGGCGAGCTGCCGAAGCGCTACGGCAACGCCCACGCCAACCTGGTGCCCTACCAGACCTTCAAGGCTCGCGACCGCTGGATGACCGTCGGCGTCGGGAACGACCGGCAGTTCCAGATCCTCTGCCGCATCCTCGGACTGGAGCATCTGGCGACCGACGAGCGCTTCGCCACCAACCCGGCCCGTGTCGCCAACCGCGACGAACTCATCCCCATCCTGCAGGAGGCGTTCGCCACGCGCGACGCCGACGACTGGCTGGAAGAACTCTCCGCCGCCGGCATCCCCTGCGGGCCGATCAACACGGTCGATCGGGTCTTCGCCCACCCGCAGATTCAGCACCGGAAGATGGTGGTCGAGGTGCCCCACCCGACGATTGGCACGCTGCGGATGGCCGGGCCGCCCTACATCTTCTCCGAGACGCCCGCGACGGTGCGCTCACACCCGCCGCTGCTGGGCGAGCACACCGACCTCGTCCTCCGCGAGCGCCTGGGCTACTCGGACGAGCAAATCGCCCAGCTCCGCGCCGAGGGCGTGGTGTAA
- a CDS encoding M55 family metallopeptidase, translating into MKIVISADMEGTTGVVEGIHVRPPDQANPAGSSAAEYGWARLTMTREVNAAIEGALEAGAEQVIVNESHDGMRNLLPEELHREALLISGAHKPLSMAQGVDEPGVAGLIYTGYHAKAGTPNGVLAHTYVGFIRDVRLNGVSVGEYGINAAVAGHFGVPVIMVTGDDHTVRQTQELLGERVVGVIVKRGIGTNSAIHLHPAKARDLIREGAAEAVRRIPELKPYNPGWPCRVEVDVDHQVQADLATIVPGVARNGERGFVFTAEDGVQLVTIWRAVLNAMMTRFAV; encoded by the coding sequence ATGAAGATCGTGATCTCCGCGGACATGGAAGGCACGACCGGGGTGGTGGAGGGCATCCACGTCCGGCCGCCCGACCAGGCGAACCCGGCCGGGTCGAGCGCCGCGGAGTATGGCTGGGCGCGCCTCACCATGACGCGGGAGGTCAACGCCGCCATCGAGGGCGCGCTGGAAGCCGGGGCCGAGCAGGTCATCGTCAACGAATCGCACGACGGCATGCGCAACCTGCTGCCGGAGGAGCTACACCGCGAGGCGCTCCTCATCAGCGGCGCGCACAAGCCGTTGAGCATGGCCCAGGGCGTCGATGAGCCGGGTGTGGCCGGGCTCATCTACACCGGCTACCACGCCAAGGCCGGCACCCCCAACGGGGTCCTCGCGCACACCTACGTAGGCTTCATCCGGGATGTCCGCCTGAACGGCGTCTCGGTCGGGGAGTACGGCATCAACGCCGCCGTCGCCGGTCACTTCGGCGTCCCGGTCATCATGGTCACCGGCGATGACCACACCGTGCGTCAGACCCAGGAGCTCCTCGGGGAGCGCGTGGTCGGCGTCATCGTGAAGCGCGGGATCGGCACGAACTCCGCCATTCACCTGCACCCCGCGAAGGCCCGCGACCTGATCCGCGAAGGGGCCGCGGAGGCCGTCCGGCGCATCCCGGAACTCAAGCCGTACAACCCGGGGTGGCCGTGCCGCGTGGAGGTCGATGTCGACCATCAGGTGCAGGCGGACCTCGCGACCATCGTCCCGGGCGTCGCCCGGAACGGCGAGCGCGGCTTCGTCTTCACCGCGGAGGATGGCGTGCAGTTGGTTACCATCTGGCGCGCCGTGCTGAACGCCATGATGACCCGCTTCGCCGTCTAG
- a CDS encoding ABC transporter permease codes for MNASTNVVGRAGLGAAEQLAPRSRRRISPSLIAGAAILGVVLVAIIVGPMLSPYDPTEPVLTETFAGPSLRHPLGTDNFGRDILTRILYGGRVDLMIAFLATSVTVVVGSILGAIAGFYGKWWDTIIMRIVDIAIAFPFLVLVIAIVAMLGPSQNNIFVAIWLVGWIAYARIVRGEILVVKRLEYVEAARVVGLTDRAIILRHIVPNVITPVVVFAMADMVLNILVAASLSFLGLGTQPPNPEWGLMIAEGRDFFLRSWQLTTIPGLAILVVGTGFSLLGDGLADLLRPAR; via the coding sequence GTGAACGCATCCACGAACGTCGTCGGCCGCGCCGGGCTCGGCGCGGCGGAGCAACTGGCGCCGCGGTCCCGTCGTCGGATCAGCCCATCCCTGATCGCGGGAGCGGCTATCCTCGGGGTCGTGCTGGTCGCGATCATCGTGGGCCCGATGCTCTCGCCCTATGACCCGACGGAACCGGTGCTCACCGAGACCTTCGCCGGCCCCAGCCTGCGCCATCCCCTGGGGACGGACAACTTCGGGCGCGACATTCTCACCCGCATCCTCTACGGCGGGCGGGTCGACCTGATGATCGCCTTCCTCGCCACCTCCGTCACCGTCGTCGTCGGCAGCATCCTGGGCGCGATCGCAGGCTTCTACGGGAAGTGGTGGGACACCATCATCATGCGCATCGTCGACATCGCCATCGCCTTCCCCTTCCTGGTGCTGGTGATCGCGATCGTCGCCATGCTCGGCCCCAGCCAGAACAACATCTTCGTCGCCATCTGGCTCGTCGGGTGGATCGCCTACGCCCGGATCGTGCGCGGCGAGATCCTGGTCGTCAAGCGTCTGGAGTACGTCGAGGCGGCGCGCGTCGTGGGGCTGACAGACCGGGCCATCATCCTCCGGCACATCGTGCCCAACGTCATCACGCCCGTCGTGGTCTTCGCGATGGCCGACATGGTGCTCAACATCCTGGTGGCCGCCTCGCTCTCGTTCCTCGGCCTGGGGACCCAGCCGCCCAACCCGGAGTGGGGGCTGATGATCGCCGAGGGGCGCGACTTCTTCCTGCGGTCCTGGCAGCTCACCACGATCCCCGGGCTTGCCATCCTCGTAGTCGGTACAGGGTTCAGCCTCCTCGGCGATGGGCTCGCGGATCTCCTGCGCCCAGCGCGGTAG
- a CDS encoding ABC transporter permease — MSRFVLRRLIQMVPVVFGLTAVIFFMIHLVPGDPAAIMLGTRATPENVAQLRRNLGLDEPLLVQYMFFLRNLATGSLGDSIFYREPVLDLILDHLPTTLMLATSTIMLAVIITVPLATLAALHRDRLADQVVRGFLLVGLAMPSFWVGINLLLLLTVRYRIFPAGGFGDGFFDHLRHLFLPALTIALSISAVLVRNLRSSLIDTLTADHVRTARAKGLSSRAVFFWHVLRNSAMSTVTILGLNLGYLMGGTVIIEQVFALPGLGQLLLTSIFGRDYPVVQGITLVYAVLVILVNLITDLVYAALDPRVSLD, encoded by the coding sequence ATGAGTAGATTCGTACTCCGCCGTCTGATCCAGATGGTCCCGGTCGTCTTCGGACTCACGGCGGTCATCTTCTTCATGATCCACCTGGTGCCCGGCGACCCGGCGGCGATCATGCTCGGGACCCGCGCCACGCCCGAGAATGTGGCGCAACTGCGGAGGAATCTCGGCCTCGACGAGCCGCTCCTCGTTCAGTACATGTTCTTCCTGCGCAACCTCGCCACGGGCAGCCTGGGCGACTCGATCTTCTACCGCGAGCCCGTGCTCGACCTCATCCTCGACCACCTGCCGACGACGCTGATGCTTGCCACCAGCACCATCATGCTGGCCGTCATCATCACCGTGCCGCTGGCGACGCTGGCCGCCCTGCACCGCGACCGGCTGGCCGATCAGGTCGTGCGGGGCTTCTTGCTCGTCGGACTCGCCATGCCGTCGTTCTGGGTCGGGATCAACCTGCTGCTGCTCCTCACCGTCCGGTACCGCATCTTCCCGGCGGGAGGCTTCGGTGACGGGTTCTTCGACCACCTCCGCCACCTCTTCCTGCCGGCCCTGACGATTGCACTGTCGATCTCGGCCGTGCTGGTACGGAACCTCCGCAGCAGCCTGATCGACACGCTGACGGCAGATCACGTCCGGACGGCCCGGGCCAAGGGGCTGTCGAGCCGCGCGGTCTTCTTCTGGCACGTGCTCCGCAACTCGGCCATGTCCACGGTGACCATCCTCGGGCTCAACCTCGGCTACCTGATGGGGGGCACCGTGATCATCGAGCAGGTCTTCGCACTGCCGGGCTTGGGGCAACTGCTGCTGACCTCGATCTTCGGGCGCGACTACCCGGTCGTGCAGGGGATCACCCTGGTCTACGCCGTCCTGGTCATCCTGGTGAATCTCATCACCGATCTCGTCTACGCGGCGCTCGATCCGCGCGTGAGCCTGGACTAA
- a CDS encoding ABC transporter substrate-binding protein gives MGLDMEGKRTTRRQLLAAGLGLGATVAAMPLLAACGGGDSEGGSGDGGSSADATQGTSGTPGTSGDSGSEGEPKYGGKLTMSLADRDVTSFDPIIPTDNMSIWTMVLIYDQLVRNAPDGQSVEPGLAETWEVSDDGLTYTFNLREATFHDGSPVTAEDAVYSLLRAVQEEDSQWGWIYQGVDTVEATDERTVTVKMSHTWAPFLADVALFSSSIIPKKLHEERGPALFDSPVGSGPFQFVSWEKNTSIKLKKWENYWDPERPYLDELEFLVLTDANTRMLKFQAGELDIATDVPFSQLEALEANPNYTILTDGAARFDYIGMNHTRKPFDDKLVRQAINYAIDKEAIIQSVLFGYGEMANTMLPKMLYHADHVEGYPYNLEKAKELMASSSAPDGFTAELIISSGDPVAQQVAQLVQSQLAEIGGTINIRLVEPGSATDDIRALNYDWSKSYYTTDIIDPDELVTFGMVSDGGTKAVWTGYKNEEVDRLAREAAAETDPARREEMYHRIQELTTEDAPVILLYYPTGRTAVQKYIHGFRILPTGNYRLWDVWRSE, from the coding sequence ATGGGCCTGGACATGGAAGGCAAACGAACCACACGACGGCAGTTGCTCGCGGCCGGGCTGGGGCTCGGCGCCACCGTCGCCGCGATGCCGCTGCTGGCCGCGTGTGGTGGCGGGGACAGCGAGGGCGGCAGTGGCGACGGCGGCTCGTCGGCCGACGCCACGCAGGGCACATCCGGCACCCCCGGCACCTCCGGTGACAGCGGGAGCGAGGGCGAGCCGAAGTACGGCGGCAAGCTGACGATGAGCCTCGCCGACCGGGATGTCACCAGCTTCGACCCGATCATCCCCACGGACAACATGTCGATCTGGACGATGGTCCTCATCTACGACCAGCTCGTCCGCAACGCGCCCGACGGCCAGTCGGTCGAGCCGGGTCTGGCCGAGACGTGGGAGGTCAGCGACGACGGCCTCACCTACACCTTCAACCTCCGCGAGGCGACATTCCACGACGGCTCGCCGGTCACGGCCGAAGACGCGGTCTACTCCCTGCTGCGCGCGGTGCAGGAGGAGGACTCCCAGTGGGGCTGGATCTACCAGGGGGTGGACACCGTCGAGGCCACGGACGAGCGGACCGTCACGGTCAAGATGAGCCACACCTGGGCGCCGTTCCTGGCCGACGTGGCGCTGTTCTCCTCCTCCATCATCCCGAAGAAGCTGCACGAGGAGCGGGGACCGGCCCTCTTCGACTCCCCGGTGGGGTCTGGACCCTTCCAGTTCGTCTCCTGGGAGAAGAACACCAGCATCAAGCTGAAGAAGTGGGAGAACTACTGGGATCCGGAGCGGCCCTACCTCGATGAGCTGGAGTTCCTCGTCCTGACCGACGCCAACACCCGCATGCTCAAGTTCCAGGCGGGCGAGCTCGACATCGCCACCGACGTCCCGTTCAGCCAGCTTGAGGCGCTCGAGGCGAACCCGAACTACACCATCCTGACCGACGGCGCCGCGCGGTTCGACTACATCGGCATGAACCACACGCGCAAGCCGTTCGACGACAAGTTGGTGCGGCAGGCGATCAACTACGCCATCGACAAGGAGGCCATCATCCAGTCCGTCCTCTTCGGCTACGGCGAGATGGCCAACACGATGCTGCCGAAGATGCTCTACCACGCCGACCACGTCGAGGGGTATCCCTACAACTTGGAAAAGGCCAAGGAGCTGATGGCTAGTTCCAGCGCCCCCGACGGGTTCACCGCCGAGTTGATCATCTCCTCCGGCGACCCCGTGGCGCAGCAGGTCGCGCAGCTCGTGCAGTCACAGCTCGCCGAGATCGGCGGCACGATCAACATCCGGCTGGTCGAGCCGGGGAGCGCGACCGACGACATCCGGGCGCTCAACTACGACTGGTCCAAGTCCTACTACACCACCGACATCATCGACCCCGACGAGCTGGTCACGTTCGGCATGGTGAGCGACGGCGGCACCAAGGCGGTCTGGACCGGGTACAAGAACGAGGAGGTCGATCGCCTCGCCCGCGAGGCAGCCGCGGAGACCGACCCGGCCCGTCGCGAGGAGATGTACCACCGGATCCAGGAACTCACCACCGAGGACGCGCCGGTCATCCTGCTCTACTACCCGACCGGACGCACCGCGGTGCAGAAGTACATCCACGGCTTCCGTATCCTGCCGACGGGGAACTACCGCCTGTGGGACGTGTGGCGGTCGGAGTGA
- a CDS encoding CocE/NonD family hydrolase, which translates to MSEMTPRQRFEARLAAAGDTGTVFEVGIPMRDGVELAADIYLPDASALPAPAIVQITPYDKSNPTFFPVEGRFYQQHGYAFVVVDVRGRGKSEGEWRAFVNDPRDGYDIIEWVAAQDWCTGKVGTTGLSYMGWTQWAAASERPPHLTCMVSTSAAGRWQQEIPYTSGVFQLYFGWWVHMVRRRINESYSLAHTDWDEVLRRLPLEAIGEFINPTGQTWRDMMDHDTLDDFWKAIRFDDRYASIDVPCLHVTGWYDLEDLLGAFHHYEHMVRYSPARDTQRLVVGPWSHLGSRYPNSRYLDIDFGPDAALDMDQLHLQWFDYWLKGIDNGILDTAPVRLFEPGTNVWVEADHWPLAEREEALYLRFDGAEGSLTADPPADADPDRTYRYDPLDPAPTQMDVRRYPMEEVPLDQTAVEARDDVIVYTSEVLTEPVVISGWPRLELFASSDCDDTDWHVKITDVHPDGRSIKVTQGCLRASYRDSLESPTPLTPGEPTRFTVELWPTHHCFLPGHRIRVSITSSDFPWFARNMNRFGPIKWATNPRIANNTVHHSPAYPSRIHLPIARGSVGSGGDAG; encoded by the coding sequence ATGTCCGAGATGACACCGCGCCAGCGGTTCGAGGCACGGCTCGCGGCCGCCGGGGATACCGGGACGGTCTTTGAGGTCGGTATCCCGATGCGGGATGGTGTGGAACTGGCGGCCGACATTTATCTGCCGGACGCATCTGCTCTCCCGGCTCCGGCCATCGTCCAGATCACGCCATACGACAAGAGCAACCCGACCTTCTTCCCGGTGGAAGGCCGGTTCTACCAACAGCACGGGTACGCGTTCGTCGTCGTGGACGTCCGGGGTCGCGGCAAGTCGGAGGGCGAGTGGCGTGCCTTCGTCAACGACCCGCGGGACGGCTACGACATTATCGAGTGGGTCGCGGCGCAGGACTGGTGCACCGGCAAGGTCGGCACCACCGGCCTGAGCTACATGGGCTGGACCCAGTGGGCGGCCGCGTCTGAGCGCCCGCCGCATCTGACCTGCATGGTGTCGACCTCGGCCGCGGGGCGGTGGCAGCAGGAGATCCCCTACACCTCCGGCGTCTTCCAGCTCTACTTCGGGTGGTGGGTCCACATGGTGCGCCGGCGCATCAATGAGTCGTACAGCCTCGCGCACACGGACTGGGATGAAGTGCTGCGGCGCCTGCCACTGGAAGCAATCGGGGAATTCATCAACCCCACCGGCCAGACCTGGCGCGACATGATGGACCACGACACCCTCGACGACTTCTGGAAGGCCATCCGCTTCGACGATCGCTATGCCAGCATCGACGTCCCGTGTCTCCACGTGACCGGATGGTACGACCTGGAAGACCTCCTCGGCGCCTTCCACCACTACGAACATATGGTGCGCTACTCGCCCGCGCGCGACACCCAGCGCCTCGTGGTCGGTCCCTGGAGCCACCTCGGTTCGCGCTATCCCAACTCCCGCTACCTCGACATCGACTTCGGCCCGGACGCAGCGCTGGACATGGACCAGTTGCACCTCCAGTGGTTCGACTACTGGCTCAAGGGCATCGACAACGGCATCCTCGATACGGCACCCGTCCGCCTGTTCGAGCCCGGCACCAACGTCTGGGTTGAGGCGGACCACTGGCCGCTCGCCGAGCGCGAGGAGGCTCTTTACCTCCGCTTCGACGGCGCGGAAGGCTCCCTCACGGCCGACCCGCCCGCCGATGCCGACCCGGACCGGACCTACCGGTACGACCCGCTAGACCCGGCACCGACGCAGATGGACGTCCGTCGCTACCCGATGGAGGAGGTGCCGCTCGATCAGACCGCGGTCGAAGCGCGGGACGACGTCATCGTCTACACCAGCGAGGTCCTGACGGAGCCAGTGGTCATCTCCGGCTGGCCGCGGCTGGAACTCTTCGCCTCCAGCGACTGTGACGACACCGACTGGCACGTAAAGATCACCGACGTCCACCCGGATGGACGCTCCATCAAGGTGACCCAGGGCTGCCTGCGCGCCTCGTACCGCGATTCGCTGGAGTCGCCGACGCCGCTCACGCCGGGCGAGCCCACCCGCTTCACCGTCGAGCTGTGGCCCACGCACCACTGCTTCCTCCCCGGCCACCGCATCCGAGTGTCGATCACCAGCAGCGACTTCCCCTGGTTCGCCCGGAACATGAACCGGTTCGGGCCGATCAAGTGGGCGACGAATCCTCGTATTGCGAACAACACCGTGCACCACTCGCCAGCGTACCCGTCGCGGATCCACCTGCCCATCGCACGCGGGTCGGTCGGGTCAGGCGGGGACGCAGGGTAG
- a CDS encoding class I SAM-dependent methyltransferase, protein MSDSQTSPGSQPAWQEDDSTTFIRYGDAITPSRAEHVALLTSLIPVRPDEPFLAVDLACGAGGLSAAILERFPASQVVALDGSHRMLDEARRRLAPYAGRVDLRHFDLFARDWLDTLPGPARCFVSSLAIHHLDGPGKQRLFRDLYDRLEPGGALLILDLVEPVNSIAQAAYAAAWDAVVREQTADLPDGAEIYAFFQNGWNHFADPDLEVDKPSRLFDQLVWLREAGFAAVDCFWLRAGHALYGGYRSP, encoded by the coding sequence ATGTCCGACTCCCAGACCTCGCCCGGCAGCCAACCTGCCTGGCAGGAGGACGACTCGACGACGTTCATCCGCTACGGCGACGCCATCACCCCCTCACGCGCCGAGCACGTCGCCCTGCTCACCTCCCTGATCCCGGTGCGGCCGGACGAGCCGTTCCTGGCGGTCGACCTCGCCTGCGGCGCCGGTGGGTTGAGCGCCGCGATCCTGGAGCGCTTCCCCGCCAGCCAAGTCGTGGCGCTCGACGGCTCCCACCGCATGCTGGACGAAGCGCGCCGGCGGCTGGCACCCTATGCCGGTCGCGTCGACCTCCGCCACTTCGACCTGTTCGCCCGCGACTGGCTCGACACGCTCCCCGGCCCGGCCCGCTGCTTCGTCTCCTCGCTGGCGATCCACCACCTCGACGGCCCCGGCAAGCAGCGGCTGTTCCGCGACCTCTACGACCGCCTGGAGCCGGGCGGCGCACTGTTGATCCTGGATCTGGTCGAGCCGGTCAACTCCATCGCCCAGGCCGCCTACGCCGCCGCGTGGGACGCCGTGGTGCGGGAGCAGACCGCCGATCTCCCCGACGGAGCGGAGATCTACGCCTTCTTCCAGAACGGCTGGAACCACTTCGCCGACCCCGACCTTGAGGTCGATAAGCCATCGAGGCTATTTGACCAGTTGGTCTGGCTGCGCGAGGCCGGCTTCGCCGCCGTCGACTGCTTCTGGCTCCGCGCAGGCCATGCCCTCTACGGCGGCTATCGTTCACCGTAG
- a CDS encoding DedA family protein: MSEWTTQVLESLGYLGLWLVLVVENLFPPIPSELVLPLAGFFVGRGQMNLWFAVLAATAGSYTGALVLYALGRWGGRPLVLRYGHILRIDEALLGRAEHWFGSWGDWVVLGARVVPIARSVVSVPAGTMRMPILRFSVLTVIGSSIWNLILIGAGVLLGRNWERVSHWVETYSNVVLVLLVLAVIGGGVYWLYRYRMKPGDSRR, translated from the coding sequence ATGAGTGAGTGGACGACACAGGTGTTGGAGTCGCTGGGCTACCTTGGGCTCTGGCTGGTGCTCGTCGTGGAGAATCTCTTCCCGCCGATCCCTTCCGAGCTGGTGCTCCCGCTGGCCGGGTTTTTCGTGGGGCGGGGGCAGATGAACCTCTGGTTTGCCGTCCTGGCGGCGACCGCCGGGTCGTACACCGGTGCACTCGTCCTCTACGCGCTGGGGCGGTGGGGCGGCCGCCCGTTGGTGCTGCGCTACGGCCACATTCTGCGGATCGACGAGGCGCTGCTGGGGCGGGCCGAGCACTGGTTCGGGAGCTGGGGTGACTGGGTCGTGCTCGGCGCGCGAGTGGTGCCGATCGCGCGGAGCGTCGTGTCGGTCCCCGCGGGGACGATGCGGATGCCGATCCTGCGCTTCAGCGTGCTCACGGTGATCGGCAGCAGCATCTGGAACCTGATCCTGATCGGCGCGGGGGTGCTGCTGGGTCGAAACTGGGAGCGGGTGAGCCACTGGGTCGAGACCTACTCCAACGTGGTGCTCGTCCTGCTGGTGCTGGCTGTGATCGGGGGCGGCGTGTACTGGCTCTACCGCTACCGGATGAAGCCGGGCGACTCGCGCCGCTGA
- a CDS encoding RibD family protein, translating to MEPPRLPALGDAATEDVLRELARPPEGAAPSDRPWATVAYAQTLDGRIATRSGDSRWVSCPDSLTFAHCLRAEHDAILVGIGTVLADDPRLTTRLVAGPSPMRVILDSRLRLPLDAAVLRDGAADQTLVVTTAQAPPERLDCIRDTGARVIVATGHPGGGVDLADAFHQLRELGIRTLLIEGGARTITAALRAGVVDRLAVCIAPKILGAGIEAVGDLGIDRLADALPLQRRRVLLAGDDLILIGDICPDSGEPPRR from the coding sequence GTGGAGCCACCGCGCCTGCCCGCGCTCGGGGACGCTGCCACCGAGGATGTCCTGCGGGAACTCGCCCGCCCGCCCGAGGGCGCGGCGCCGTCAGACCGCCCCTGGGCGACCGTCGCCTACGCGCAGACGCTCGACGGGCGCATCGCCACGCGGAGCGGCGACTCCCGCTGGGTAAGTTGCCCCGACTCGCTCACCTTCGCCCACTGCCTGCGCGCGGAGCACGACGCCATCCTCGTCGGGATCGGCACCGTCCTGGCCGACGACCCGCGCCTCACGACCCGCCTGGTCGCGGGTCCCAGCCCGATGCGGGTCATCCTCGACTCGCGCCTGCGCCTGCCCCTGGACGCCGCGGTGCTGCGCGACGGCGCGGCGGACCAAACGCTCGTCGTCACCACCGCGCAGGCCCCGCCGGAGCGCCTAGACTGCATCCGCGACACCGGTGCACGCGTGATCGTCGCCACAGGCCACCCGGGTGGAGGGGTCGATCTCGCCGACGCCTTCCATCAGCTTCGCGAGTTGGGTATCCGGACGCTGCTGATCGAGGGCGGCGCGCGGACGATCACCGCTGCGCTCCGCGCTGGAGTCGTGGACCGGCTGGCCGTCTGCATCGCCCCCAAGATCCTGGGCGCCGGGATCGAGGCAGTCGGCGACCTGGGCATCGACCGCCTGGCCGACGCCCTGCCGCTTCAGCGCCGCCGGGTCCTCCTCGCGGGCGACGACCTCATCCTCATCGGCGACATCTGCCCGGACAGCGGCGAACCTCCGCGCCGCTAA
- a CDS encoding glycosyltransferase family 4 protein encodes MLVTAGDPQRLTGGHLYHRRIAETAPRHGACVRFAAIPERPLGLAAAAGAVTLARLRAERPDALLVDSIATAALMLPLRARHVGVPVIGLLHQPPGGVRRDGDVGRGGLRARLDRAFAARADRVIVPSATLATTLRQTGISEDRLHVVPPGYDLPEPGGPVPDLRRAGGPAILCVANWLPAKGIDLLLEAFARLPDERATLHLVGETTADPAYARRLNARLATPELRERVVVHGPRPPEVVAAYLRASDLFVLASWSESYGMAVAEAMAAGLPIVATRVGHLPCLVVDGVTGLLVPPGDADALGTAMGRLVADAGLRRAMGVAAERRAVSFPRWDDTAAGVIAVVREAIAGGHGL; translated from the coding sequence GTGCTGGTCACTGCTGGCGATCCGCAGCGGCTGACCGGGGGCCATCTGTACCACCGGCGCATCGCTGAGACGGCGCCGCGCCACGGCGCCTGCGTGCGCTTCGCTGCGATCCCGGAACGGCCGCTCGGGCTGGCTGCGGCAGCGGGTGCGGTCACGCTCGCCCGCCTGCGGGCAGAACGGCCCGACGCGCTCCTGGTCGACAGCATCGCGACGGCCGCCCTGATGCTGCCGCTGCGCGCCCGGCACGTGGGCGTGCCGGTGATCGGGCTCCTCCACCAGCCGCCGGGCGGGGTGCGGCGCGACGGTGACGTGGGCCGTGGCGGCTTGCGCGCCCGCCTTGATCGGGCGTTCGCCGCGCGGGCCGACCGGGTGATCGTGCCGAGTGCGACGCTGGCGACCACGCTGCGGCAGACGGGCATCTCGGAGGACCGGTTGCACGTCGTCCCACCTGGGTACGACCTGCCGGAGCCGGGCGGCCCGGTGCCGGACCTACGCCGGGCCGGTGGACCGGCGATCCTCTGCGTGGCGAACTGGTTGCCGGCCAAGGGGATCGATCTGCTGCTGGAGGCGTTCGCGCGGCTACCGGACGAGCGTGCGACGCTGCACCTGGTCGGGGAGACGACGGCTGATCCAGCCTATGCCCGGCGGCTGAATGCCAGGCTGGCCACACCGGAGCTGCGGGAGCGGGTGGTGGTGCACGGGCCGCGCCCGCCGGAGGTCGTCGCCGCGTACCTCCGGGCATCCGACCTCTTCGTGCTGGCGAGCTGGTCGGAGTCGTACGGCATGGCGGTCGCAGAGGCGATGGCAGCCGGGCTACCGATCGTTGCGACGCGAGTCGGTCACCTCCCCTGCCTGGTGGTGGACGGCGTCACAGGGCTGCTCGTGCCGCCGGGGGACGCCGACGCGCTAGGCACGGCCATGGGACGTCTGGTGGCTGACGCGGGGCTCCGGCGCGCGATGGGGGTAGCCGCCGAGCGCCGCGCGGTGTCCTTCCCCCGCTGGGACGATACGGCAGCCGGAGTCATCGCCGTCGTGCGCGAGGCGATCGCGGGCGGGCACGGGTTGTGA